A single region of the Pseudomonas sp. VD-NE ins genome encodes:
- the rpsU gene encoding 30S ribosomal protein S21, translating into MPAVKVKENEPFDVALRRFKRSCEKAGVLAEVRSREFYEKPTSERKRKAAAAVKRHAKKVQREQRRAVRLY; encoded by the coding sequence ATGCCAGCCGTCAAAGTTAAAGAGAACGAACCCTTCGACGTAGCTCTGCGTCGTTTCAAGCGCTCCTGCGAAAAAGCCGGTGTACTGGCTGAAGTTCGTAGCCGCGAATTTTACGAGAAGCCAACTTCTGAGCGTAAGCGCAAAGCAGCAGCCGCTGTTAAGCGTCACGCCAAGAAAGTTCAGCGCGAACAGCGCCGCGCCGTTCGTCTGTACTAA